One genomic window of Corynebacterium sp. sy039 includes the following:
- a CDS encoding PLP-dependent aminotransferase family protein, protein MSNSSTERIVVQLIKKIHTLHTGDKLPPSRQLVNEFHASPVTIQKALSELVARGLIETRPGVGTFVLAPRPTKLADVQWQTSPLGLIPETLQSTHSPLDHNEKYLIPLNNGYPEKSLHPQTLIRTALRTASTDPTSFIAPQPQGTPELREWFARQAASTHQSGTPGPSQEDVIITPGSQPALGTLLRSVVGTGNPIIMESPTYWGAIHAARRAHLRITPLNTGTTGPNPADLDRAFTSTGAKVFYAQPSYANPTGRSWSHDTAQEILDVVHKHHAFIIEDDWAHDFGFSGSSCPLHIYDEKGCVIYIRSLSKTLSPAMRVAGIIAQGPVKERIYTDIRDHNLFVSPLLQNAALRAVTAPQWHTHLKKLQQDLHTRSKILITAINELSPDIHIEAIPHGGLNLWTRIPDHINASHLVQQCATQNVGIADGKAWFPAESPGQYLRMNFAGCTPELFSQAISIVQENIDGLKGM, encoded by the coding sequence ATGTCTAACAGTAGCACAGAGCGTATCGTTGTTCAATTAATCAAAAAAATCCACACCCTACACACTGGCGACAAACTCCCACCCAGCCGCCAACTAGTCAATGAATTTCACGCAAGCCCCGTCACAATACAAAAAGCACTATCCGAACTAGTAGCACGAGGGCTTATCGAAACACGACCCGGCGTCGGCACCTTTGTCCTCGCACCACGCCCAACAAAACTTGCCGACGTCCAATGGCAAACATCACCCCTAGGACTCATCCCAGAAACCCTACAATCAACCCACAGCCCCCTAGACCACAACGAAAAATACCTCATCCCCCTCAACAACGGATACCCAGAAAAATCCCTACACCCACAAACCCTCATCCGCACAGCACTACGCACAGCCAGCACAGACCCAACATCCTTCATAGCTCCCCAACCACAAGGAACACCAGAGCTCAGAGAATGGTTCGCACGCCAAGCAGCATCCACCCACCAATCCGGCACACCCGGCCCATCGCAAGAAGACGTCATCATCACCCCAGGAAGCCAACCAGCACTCGGAACACTATTGCGTAGCGTCGTCGGTACTGGAAACCCAATCATCATGGAATCCCCCACCTACTGGGGAGCCATCCACGCCGCACGACGCGCACACCTGCGCATCACCCCGCTCAACACAGGCACAACCGGACCAAACCCAGCAGACCTAGACAGAGCATTCACATCCACCGGAGCCAAAGTATTCTACGCCCAACCTTCCTACGCCAACCCAACAGGGCGATCATGGTCACACGACACCGCACAAGAAATCCTCGACGTCGTACACAAACACCACGCATTCATCATCGAAGACGATTGGGCACACGACTTCGGTTTCTCAGGCTCCTCCTGCCCGCTCCACATATACGACGAAAAAGGATGCGTAATCTACATACGCTCACTATCAAAAACACTCTCACCAGCAATGCGAGTAGCAGGAATCATTGCACAAGGCCCCGTCAAAGAACGCATCTACACAGACATCAGAGACCACAACCTCTTCGTCAGCCCCCTCCTACAAAACGCAGCATTACGAGCAGTAACAGCACCCCAATGGCACACACACCTCAAAAAACTACAACAAGACCTACACACAAGATCAAAAATACTCATCACCGCCATCAATGAACTCAGCCCCGACATCCACATCGAAGCAATACCTCACGGCGGACTCAACCTCTGGACACGAATCCCCGACCACATTAACGCATCCCACTTAGTCCAACAATGCGCAACACAAAACGTAGGAATAGCAGACGGAAAAGCATGGTTCCCAGCAGAATCACCAGGACAATACCTACGAATGAACTTTGCAGGCTGCACACCAGAACTATTCAGCCAAGCAATCAGCATTGTGCAAGAAAATATAGATGGGTTGAAGGGGATGTAA
- a CDS encoding transposase, with protein sequence MRRSSLSTSKVSDVPDGIKAKKRGGLRKSKSQSGLLICVVMGVTSTGNIFHQIAGYSSISKDTARLALGDIVKDGSTVITDKGSGYVSALKELGATHKAYDSKANRGELAPINALHSKTKRFMRRFSSVASKNLNRYLSWMEWVDSNAESETMDILHDSTYTVHRCSMNSEHIPPMDDLTRRTITGVM encoded by the coding sequence ATGAGACGTTCTTCCCTATCAACTTCAAAGGTTTCTGATGTCCCTGACGGTATTAAGGCTAAGAAGCGTGGCGGACTTAGGAAAAGTAAGAGCCAATCAGGGTTGCTTATCTGTGTAGTCATGGGTGTGACATCTACTGGAAACATATTCCACCAAATTGCTGGATACAGCAGTATCTCCAAAGACACAGCACGCCTAGCACTTGGTGACATTGTTAAGGATGGTTCTACCGTCATTACAGATAAGGGTTCGGGTTATGTTTCAGCTTTGAAGGAACTGGGAGCTACCCATAAGGCTTATGATTCCAAGGCTAATCGTGGTGAGCTTGCACCAATTAATGCACTCCACTCCAAAACCAAGCGGTTCATGAGGCGCTTTAGTAGTGTTGCTTCCAAGAACCTAAACCGCTACCTGTCATGGATGGAATGGGTAGATAGCAACGCTGAAAGTGAAACGATGGATATTTTGCATGACTCCACTTACACGGTTCATCGTTGTTCTATGAATAGTGAGCACATTCCTCCAATGGATGATTTGACACGACGAACTATTACAGGCGTGATGTAA
- a CDS encoding DMT family transporter, with the protein MYLGFFAWYRGLAIGPMPQISQIQLAQPVLSILWSALFLSERITFRSVCAAIIIISCSLIAIRSKNRDFVQADVIVEQEGEREN; encoded by the coding sequence ATGTATTTAGGATTCTTTGCTTGGTACCGCGGGTTAGCTATTGGTCCTATGCCACAGATAAGTCAGATTCAATTAGCTCAGCCGGTATTGAGCATACTCTGGTCTGCACTTTTTCTTTCGGAGCGTATTACTTTCCGAAGCGTCTGTGCGGCAATAATTATTATTTCTTGTTCCTTGATAGCGATACGCAGCAAGAATCGTGATTTTGTGCAGGCAGATGTGATTGTGGAGCAAGAAGGCGAACGGGAAAACTAG
- a CDS encoding MFS transporter encodes MNLLAKNPRFTSLTVANACNELSQALSFVAIPLGILTIGGSATSAGVVAFLSAACGIGFQFVSGAIVDRFNASVVLKVATAIQVLTWLVVALLFYAGTFNITIIGVAAVVASIAASVSSPCDNVLISRIVARDDLGAANTIVQGREACANLVGSPLGGLLVGWSLGVAMIVQSVFHGIALLLVPSVGSAVQEDSGEQDSGGQESVYGLWDGFRFVWKNPGLRAVVFVASLINLPLSMQPIVLFSHYEAVGVSSLLIGFYASAMGLGVVVGSVVGVKLLEKVSMGWVGIVTLLVLSLGFVFISVVYGSILFVGVVSFVSGLLLPVFNGAIGAYAMAVTPEHILARVVAATGIPGLVLSPLGPLLGGFLSDSYGVFFALCIAALLTFPPLVVAVLSKSFRGLPLIQEISRDS; translated from the coding sequence GTGAATCTCTTAGCAAAAAATCCTCGGTTTACCAGTCTCACTGTGGCTAATGCGTGTAATGAGCTTTCTCAGGCGTTGTCTTTTGTTGCGATCCCTTTAGGAATTTTGACTATCGGTGGGTCGGCGACTTCAGCTGGGGTAGTGGCATTTTTGTCAGCTGCGTGTGGGATTGGCTTCCAGTTTGTCAGTGGCGCTATCGTGGATCGCTTTAACGCGTCTGTTGTGTTAAAAGTGGCAACTGCGATTCAGGTTCTTACGTGGTTAGTTGTTGCGCTCTTATTTTATGCTGGGACTTTTAACATCACGATTATTGGTGTTGCTGCGGTTGTTGCCAGTATTGCTGCGTCTGTTTCCTCACCATGTGACAATGTGTTGATTTCGCGTATTGTTGCTCGTGATGATTTGGGGGCAGCGAACACGATTGTTCAGGGGCGTGAAGCATGTGCCAATCTTGTGGGTAGTCCTTTAGGTGGGTTGCTTGTTGGTTGGTCGTTGGGTGTTGCCATGATTGTTCAGTCGGTGTTTCATGGGATTGCGTTGTTGTTGGTTCCTTCGGTTGGGTCTGCTGTGCAGGAAGATTCTGGTGAGCAAGACTCTGGTGGGCAAGAGTCGGTGTATGGGCTTTGGGATGGTTTTCGGTTTGTGTGGAAAAATCCGGGTTTGCGTGCAGTTGTTTTTGTGGCTTCGCTTATCAATTTGCCGTTGTCAATGCAGCCGATTGTTTTGTTTAGTCATTATGAGGCGGTGGGGGTGTCGTCGTTATTGATTGGTTTTTATGCTAGTGCTATGGGGTTGGGTGTTGTTGTTGGGTCTGTTGTTGGGGTGAAATTGTTGGAGAAGGTATCGATGGGTTGGGTGGGTATTGTGACTTTGTTGGTGCTTTCTTTGGGGTTTGTTTTTATTAGTGTGGTGTATGGTTCTATTTTGTTTGTTGGTGTGGTTTCTTTTGTGTCGGGGTTGTTGTTGCCGGTGTTTAATGGTGCTATTGGGGCTTATGCGATGGCGGTGACGCCTGAGCATATTTTGGCTCGTGTTGTGGCGGCGACGGGGATACCTGGTTTGGTTTTGTCTCCACTTGGTCCTTTGTTAGGGGGTTTTCTTAGTGATTCTTATGGGGTTTTCTTTGCGTTGTGTATTGCGGCTTTGTTGACGTTTCCTCCGTTGGTTGTAGCTGTGTTGAGTAAGAGTTTTAGGGGATTGCCGTTAATACAGGAAATATCACGTGATTCATAA
- a CDS encoding adenine-specific methyltransferase EcoRI family protein, which translates to MAKNSNLGNAKKAKQDEFYTQWADIEKEMNAYLDYDPDVFRGKTILLPCDDPEWSNFTKYFALRFQDFGIKKLISTSYAPRSNMDGAFYSPQPTLFDDPNFDESKDFERGKLFILDGTDVNNDGRVNIEDFEWTYLNGDGDFRSEEVTKLRDEADMVITNPPFSLFRDFLAWLVEGDLEFSIIGNMNAVTYKDVFPLFRDNKIWYGQSIHSGDREFRVPDSYPLDAAGYRTDDEGNNYIRVKGVRWFTNIQHGRRHEPLPLMTMEDNKRYNKKIIKNEKSYETYDNYDAIEIPVTDGIPSDFEGVMGVPISFLDKYNPDQFEILGLAAGNIRGLAGIKSLNGKDGPYMDGKLKYGRIMIQHKPETEKEA; encoded by the coding sequence GTGGCTAAAAACAGCAATCTAGGCAATGCTAAAAAAGCAAAACAGGATGAATTTTATACACAATGGGCTGATATTGAGAAAGAGATGAACGCCTATCTGGACTACGATCCAGATGTTTTTAGAGGTAAGACTATTTTACTTCCCTGTGATGATCCAGAGTGGTCTAATTTCACGAAATATTTTGCTTTAAGATTCCAAGATTTTGGAATTAAAAAATTAATTAGCACCAGCTATGCACCGCGTTCAAATATGGATGGCGCTTTCTACTCCCCTCAACCAACCTTGTTTGATGATCCTAACTTTGATGAGTCAAAAGACTTTGAAAGAGGCAAACTTTTCATCCTTGATGGAACTGATGTAAACAATGACGGTCGTGTAAATATTGAAGATTTTGAATGGACATATCTTAATGGTGATGGTGATTTCCGTAGTGAGGAAGTCACCAAACTAAGAGATGAAGCTGACATGGTTATTACCAACCCTCCCTTTTCATTGTTTAGGGATTTCCTAGCGTGGTTGGTGGAGGGTGATCTTGAGTTCTCAATTATTGGAAATATGAACGCGGTCACTTACAAAGATGTGTTCCCCCTGTTTAGAGATAACAAAATCTGGTATGGGCAAAGCATCCATAGTGGGGATAGGGAGTTCCGCGTCCCTGACAGTTATCCACTAGACGCTGCTGGCTATAGAACAGACGATGAGGGGAACAACTACATCCGTGTCAAAGGTGTTAGGTGGTTCACCAATATTCAGCACGGGCGCAGGCATGAACCGCTTCCACTAATGACAATGGAAGATAACAAGCGGTATAACAAGAAGATCATTAAGAATGAAAAGTCATATGAAACCTACGACAACTATGACGCTATTGAGATTCCTGTAACCGATGGTATCCCCTCTGATTTTGAGGGCGTAATGGGTGTCCCTATATCGTTCCTTGACAAATATAACCCTGATCAGTTTGAGATTCTTGGGTTGGCAGCAGGAAATATTAGAGGTCTTGCTGGCATTAAATCATTAAACGGTAAAGACGGTCCATATATGGATGGGAAGCTGAAATACGGCCGAATTATGATCCAGCACAAGCCTGAAACTGAAAAGGAAGCCTAA
- a CDS encoding GPP34 family phosphoprotein has translation MGDNRRIVSTDILLLLYTDQGKPSTINKAIPYALAGGLLADLTTFGKITTSTDEKKLVITSNSPTGHEMLDEALDKVRALDGKRLPRVLRALLKKPEYCIGKELAKQRIVTIKEKSFLGITRRTYPITNPSRKAQLHSELLTVLRCGQPNPAQETILSLIAAIGAEHILFREIETGLTKREVKKRISTVQKQAHEHNPSARLAYNAVKALQRQVGAMVATQAATAGTAGS, from the coding sequence ATGGGAGATAACAGGCGCATCGTTTCTACAGATATTCTTCTCTTGCTGTACACAGACCAGGGAAAACCATCAACAATTAACAAAGCAATCCCCTATGCGCTCGCTGGTGGTTTGCTGGCAGACCTTACCACTTTCGGAAAAATAACAACCTCTACCGACGAGAAGAAATTAGTAATTACAAGCAACTCTCCCACCGGTCACGAGATGCTTGACGAAGCACTAGACAAAGTTCGCGCCCTCGACGGGAAAAGATTACCCCGTGTTCTACGAGCATTATTGAAAAAACCTGAGTATTGCATCGGTAAAGAACTAGCAAAACAAAGAATTGTGACCATCAAAGAAAAATCTTTCCTAGGGATCACACGGCGCACCTACCCCATCACCAACCCAAGCCGAAAAGCACAGCTACATTCAGAACTTTTAACAGTGCTACGTTGCGGACAACCCAACCCTGCGCAAGAAACAATCCTGAGCCTGATTGCAGCAATTGGTGCTGAACATATTCTATTCCGTGAAATAGAAACCGGGTTAACTAAAAGAGAAGTGAAAAAGCGTATAAGCACCGTCCAAAAACAAGCCCACGAACATAACCCCAGCGCCCGTCTTGCTTACAATGCAGTAAAAGCATTACAGAGACAAGTAGGGGCGATGGTAGCCACCCAAGCTGCGACCGCAGGTACTGCCGGTAGCTAG
- a CDS encoding DUF262 domain-containing protein: MKTDLRTYTVREIVKDFTYNELEGKGLYGLGGELVIQPEFQRNYIYAKDSRDKAVIRSILKGYPLGLIYFSVGEDDNGNERLEVLDGQQRITSIGRFVTGRFAIETDSGEQTFNSLPKDKQDLIMDTKLLVYVCTGTESEIKQWFQTINIAGVPLNAQELRNAVYSGSFVTLAKAQLSKTTDPRQNKWGSYVAGDPARQEVLETALGWVSNSQKTSIEGYMSQHRQDDSVDELMTYFTTVIDWVAARFPGEPRPNMRGLPWGAFYEEWGKDPYDSTKTEKRVNELHADPSVTKDRNIYEFILGGEKETKLLNIRFFDKSVKEQAYSKQTKQAEESGKSNCPDCVLSNNESKKTKIYKLKEMEADHATAWSKGGASTLDNCVMLCKHHNRVKGNA, from the coding sequence ATGAAAACTGACTTGAGAACCTACACAGTGAGAGAGATCGTTAAAGACTTCACTTACAACGAACTTGAGGGTAAAGGTCTTTACGGTTTGGGCGGAGAGTTGGTTATCCAACCAGAGTTCCAACGCAACTACATCTACGCTAAAGACAGCAGAGATAAGGCTGTTATTAGGTCTATCTTGAAAGGTTATCCGTTAGGACTGATTTACTTCTCTGTGGGCGAAGATGACAATGGAAATGAACGTCTAGAGGTTCTTGACGGTCAGCAACGCATTACGTCCATTGGTCGTTTCGTAACAGGGCGTTTTGCTATTGAGACTGATTCTGGTGAGCAAACCTTTAACTCCCTCCCTAAAGACAAGCAAGACCTAATCATGGACACGAAACTACTTGTCTATGTGTGCACGGGGACAGAATCAGAGATTAAACAGTGGTTTCAAACCATTAACATTGCTGGTGTCCCTCTAAACGCTCAAGAGCTACGAAACGCTGTATATTCAGGCTCCTTTGTCACACTGGCAAAGGCTCAATTGTCAAAGACCACAGACCCACGACAGAACAAATGGGGTTCCTATGTGGCAGGCGATCCAGCACGTCAAGAAGTTCTTGAGACAGCCCTTGGGTGGGTTTCTAACAGCCAAAAAACATCCATTGAGGGTTATATGTCACAGCACCGTCAAGATGATTCTGTGGATGAGCTGATGACCTATTTTACGACTGTCATTGACTGGGTAGCAGCCCGTTTCCCTGGCGAACCAAGACCAAATATGAGAGGTCTACCGTGGGGCGCATTTTACGAAGAATGGGGTAAAGACCCCTACGACAGCACTAAGACAGAAAAGCGCGTAAATGAACTGCACGCTGACCCTAGCGTGACCAAGGACAGAAACATCTACGAGTTCATCCTTGGTGGAGAAAAGGAAACGAAACTCCTTAACATCCGATTCTTTGACAAGAGTGTGAAAGAGCAAGCCTATAGCAAGCAAACAAAGCAGGCTGAAGAATCTGGTAAGTCAAACTGTCCTGATTGCGTCCTAAGTAACAACGAGAGCAAAAAGACAAAGATCTACAAGCTCAAGGAAATGGAAGCAGACCACGCTACGGCATGGAGTAAGGGTGGAGCTTCAACCCTTGATAACTGTGTAATGCTGTGCAAGCACCACAACCGCGTTAAGGGTAACGCTTAA
- a CDS encoding DMT family transporter, whose protein sequence is MKYNNSATQLKGKAILSRDSGFLWGSLGVSAFSFTVPMTRLAVENNGLSPLFVGTARAVVAALLAICALSMTKQRMPRKKELLSVSIVALGAVIGFPMLTSYALTTTPASHGAVVIAILPATTAVIAALRTRTYPAGVFWIATGCGAVAAVIFSFSQGATFGALSKNDLFLLAAVVLCAISYAEGGVVSQSLGSWQTISWALIAALPVMLPLAVYSSAHADFNATGSQGCVLPKLALWLTLHINHNRTQYRISESQCQVKILQLRYEKHRHYFAGQRDNFHGHARRTTVPD, encoded by the coding sequence ATGAAATATAACAATAGCGCTACTCAATTAAAAGGGAAAGCGATACTCTCTCGGGATTCAGGGTTCTTATGGGGTTCTCTGGGTGTCTCGGCTTTTTCTTTCACTGTCCCCATGACTCGGCTTGCTGTTGAAAACAACGGCTTATCGCCTTTATTTGTAGGAACCGCTAGGGCTGTTGTGGCAGCACTGCTTGCGATCTGCGCACTAAGTATGACAAAGCAACGTATGCCACGGAAGAAAGAATTGCTTTCTGTTTCAATTGTTGCCTTAGGTGCTGTTATTGGGTTTCCTATGCTGACTTCGTATGCTTTGACGACCACGCCTGCCAGTCATGGGGCGGTTGTGATAGCAATTCTGCCGGCCACCACTGCTGTGATTGCTGCACTAAGAACGCGTACGTATCCTGCTGGTGTTTTCTGGATTGCGACGGGATGTGGTGCAGTTGCCGCTGTTATTTTCTCCTTTTCTCAGGGAGCAACATTTGGTGCATTAAGTAAGAATGACCTGTTTTTATTGGCGGCAGTTGTATTGTGTGCAATTAGTTACGCGGAAGGGGGAGTGGTTTCTCAAAGTCTTGGATCATGGCAAACAATTTCCTGGGCGTTGATTGCAGCGCTGCCAGTTATGCTTCCCCTGGCCGTGTATTCTTCTGCACACGCTGATTTTAATGCTACAGGTTCTCAGGGCTGTGTTCTACCAAAATTGGCATTGTGGCTTACACTACACATTAATCATAATAGAACACAATATCGAATCTCTGAATCTCAATGTCAGGTGAAGATTTTACAATTAAGGTATGAAAAACACAGACATTATTTTGCAGGTCAAAGAGACAATTTCCACGGTCACGCCAGAAGAACGACAGTGCCTGATTGA
- a CDS encoding ABC transporter ATP-binding protein, producing the protein MIDKVVLMRRGYAHCYQKLSKDEPTVRAQGERMKSIVELRNVNVAIKGKPIIHNLNMSVPQGQVYGFLGRNGAGKTTVMKTLLSLLPMKTGEFLLHGRKIQNGNVDYLRFIGSLIEEPAYYPHLSAVDNLRFIDRIRGTSTDIDSLCSIVGLYDVRKQKVSSYSLGMKQRLGIASALVGDPEILLLDEPTNGLDPDGIREIRILLKDLAEQQGKTVIISSHLLAEIEQTASVVGIISNGRMLYEGAISGLIGGEKTCVTVGNPQQFEDYMRSKGLAFSAIDDTSYAIRYCTGQDASDFVKNAVQNSISIEKIWDEKRSLEESFLKITGEMSGR; encoded by the coding sequence GTGATTGATAAAGTCGTGCTCATGCGCAGGGGATATGCGCATTGTTATCAAAAGTTATCCAAGGATGAACCTACGGTAAGAGCACAGGGTGAGCGTATGAAATCAATCGTTGAGCTTCGCAACGTAAATGTGGCGATAAAAGGGAAACCTATTATTCATAATCTCAATATGAGTGTTCCACAAGGGCAGGTATATGGTTTTCTGGGGCGCAATGGTGCCGGTAAAACCACAGTCATGAAGACACTGCTTAGTCTTCTTCCTATGAAAACTGGTGAATTTTTGCTTCATGGGCGAAAGATTCAGAACGGTAATGTCGATTATCTTCGCTTTATTGGGAGTCTCATTGAAGAGCCTGCATATTATCCGCATTTAAGTGCTGTGGATAATCTTCGTTTCATTGATCGCATTCGTGGTACGAGCACAGATATTGATAGTTTGTGTTCTATCGTCGGTCTTTATGATGTGCGAAAACAAAAGGTATCGAGTTATTCCCTCGGTATGAAACAGCGACTTGGTATTGCTTCTGCATTAGTCGGCGATCCTGAGATTTTATTGCTAGATGAGCCGACGAATGGTCTTGATCCAGATGGAATTCGGGAGATACGGATTCTTCTTAAGGATCTGGCAGAACAGCAGGGTAAGACTGTGATTATTTCTAGTCATTTGCTTGCAGAAATTGAACAAACTGCATCTGTCGTCGGAATTATCAGTAACGGCCGGATGCTTTATGAAGGGGCTATCAGTGGGTTGATTGGTGGAGAAAAAACCTGCGTGACTGTGGGTAATCCTCAACAGTTCGAGGACTATATGCGTAGCAAGGGGCTTGCTTTCTCTGCTATCGACGATACGTCGTATGCTATTCGCTACTGCACTGGTCAGGATGCGAGTGATTTTGTGAAGAACGCAGTGCAAAATTCAATCTCCATTGAAAAAATCTGGGACGAGAAACGATCGCTTGAAGAGTCATTCCTAAAAATCACTGGTGAGATGAGTGGTCGGTGA
- a CDS encoding MFS transporter, which produces MNISQSSSKAQEQPNSRTWILLLIVMVPQLGLTLVNPSNMAIAADLSTGLSQVEATLTVYMVGYAVSMFVSGTLADRFDATRLQAAGLLLFAVGCVVAALAPTVLVLAVGRFLQALGGTSATVLTRIIVQRRYPASARVGVLTSMSMVISLTPSLSPLAGGLLSEIMPWRVLFVLLAVFAVCLIPMIMLLLGAAAPERPVLPSPKQFMGALANALGNKKFLWNAAAISLVWMTYFGFINSSTTILQGLLGQSEIRYGVFMAIPAIGYLAGSLLVKKARDIVAVLRVVMVIGALGIGAAFLGAWGGVVNNPGVLVGIMAVVFLGVGATIPFTQANLLELDVAYPGVAAGLFFFLQMASGAAYGTVVRALELGTVASFVMVLMVPQIIVTAMVLGARRRQA; this is translated from the coding sequence ATGAACATCTCACAGTCGTCAAGTAAGGCGCAGGAGCAGCCGAATAGCCGAACCTGGATACTGTTGCTGATTGTGATGGTTCCGCAGCTTGGTCTTACGCTGGTTAATCCGTCGAATATGGCGATTGCTGCGGATCTGTCCACTGGCTTGTCGCAGGTGGAGGCCACGCTCACGGTGTACATGGTGGGCTATGCGGTGAGTATGTTTGTGTCTGGCACGTTAGCTGATCGGTTCGACGCCACCCGTCTCCAAGCCGCAGGTTTGCTTCTCTTTGCCGTCGGGTGTGTGGTCGCAGCTCTCGCCCCGACGGTCCTTGTGCTCGCCGTCGGGCGTTTTCTCCAGGCACTTGGTGGTACGTCGGCGACGGTGCTGACCCGTATTATTGTGCAGCGTCGTTACCCAGCGAGTGCCCGGGTGGGCGTGTTGACGTCGATGTCGATGGTTATTTCCCTCACGCCGTCTTTATCCCCGCTGGCTGGTGGGTTATTGTCTGAGATTATGCCGTGGCGGGTATTGTTTGTGCTTCTTGCGGTTTTTGCGGTGTGTTTAATTCCGATGATTATGCTGCTTCTTGGGGCAGCTGCCCCGGAGCGTCCGGTGTTGCCGTCGCCAAAGCAATTTATGGGTGCGCTGGCTAATGCGTTGGGTAATAAAAAATTCTTGTGGAATGCTGCGGCAATTAGTTTGGTATGGATGACGTATTTTGGTTTCATCAATTCTTCTACGACGATTTTGCAGGGGCTATTGGGGCAGTCGGAAATCCGTTATGGGGTATTCATGGCTATTCCTGCTATTGGGTATCTTGCGGGTAGTTTATTGGTGAAAAAAGCGCGGGATATTGTGGCTGTATTGCGCGTTGTTATGGTGATTGGGGCGCTCGGGATTGGTGCTGCGTTTCTTGGTGCCTGGGGTGGGGTCGTGAATAATCCGGGTGTGCTTGTGGGGATTATGGCGGTTGTGTTTCTTGGCGTGGGGGCGACTATTCCGTTTACCCAGGCGAATCTTTTGGAATTGGATGTGGCATACCCTGGTGTGGCTGCGGGATTGTTTTTCTTTCTGCAGATGGCCTCCGGCGCGGCGTATGGAACGGTGGTTCGTGCCCTTGAGCTGGGCACGGTGGCGTCCTTTGTGATGGTGCTGATGGTTCCACAGATTATTGTCACGGCAATGGTGCTGGGTGCTAGACGACGCCAGGCGTGA